In Paenibacillus sonchi, a single genomic region encodes these proteins:
- a CDS encoding ATPase, T2SS/T4P/T4SS family — protein MIGIINPVEYVQYKPRVVLQSTSRTRSDEASLRSVLEQTQRYLVDQHNDDFVKAFVDETARNRIKYHISDYIKEQRGLQFSMPMEEVISIVQTEITEMGVLQPALDDPSISSIEINGPGEVIVEQDGFPVHMTEIRFQDNDHIYRTIDKMLMPIGKTLTANEPIIDANYRGFRINVIMDVTRGGVSTGSPVVSIRKFPPDVYSDEECIAYGNISVDISRFLADILPYGVKTIIAGGTNSGKTTQLIRFPSYYDRLIRFFCIEDSEEMMLKGKTTYQDYPNIASVIVKEHDDERKAYTIPKLVKTSLRQNPDVILIGEMRDEHAAQQALVAANTGHIVHLTTHADGAKEALVRFLQLAGNNRTVASQIAMAFNLVLFQKYYEYETESGKRKGIRVVFEIAEILGFEGTEEPLINTIFTFDPNVKQFQQVGKLRKLKNKLITEGAPVEVISRWCE, from the coding sequence ATGATCGGTATCATTAATCCTGTGGAGTATGTGCAATACAAACCGCGCGTGGTGCTACAATCGACCTCTCGTACCCGCAGTGACGAAGCGAGCTTGCGTTCAGTGCTGGAACAAACACAGCGGTATCTCGTTGACCAGCACAATGACGACTTTGTAAAAGCATTTGTCGATGAAACGGCTCGGAACCGCATTAAGTATCATATCTCAGATTACATCAAGGAGCAGCGCGGCCTTCAGTTCAGTATGCCGATGGAAGAAGTCATAAGCATTGTGCAGACCGAAATCACGGAAATGGGTGTGCTGCAACCGGCGCTAGATGATCCAAGCATCAGCAGCATTGAGATTAATGGCCCCGGTGAAGTGATTGTTGAACAAGACGGATTCCCTGTACATATGACGGAGATACGTTTTCAGGATAATGACCACATCTACCGGACGATTGATAAAATGCTTATGCCTATTGGCAAGACACTAACGGCTAACGAGCCGATCATTGATGCCAATTATCGTGGCTTTCGGATTAACGTCATTATGGATGTGACAAGGGGCGGGGTCAGTACCGGTAGCCCTGTTGTATCCATCCGAAAGTTTCCGCCAGACGTGTATTCGGATGAGGAGTGTATTGCTTATGGTAACATTTCGGTGGACATTTCTCGGTTTCTGGCTGACATCCTGCCTTATGGCGTGAAAACGATCATTGCAGGCGGAACCAATAGCGGGAAAACCACGCAGCTTATTCGGTTTCCATCCTACTATGACCGTCTTATCCGTTTCTTCTGCATTGAGGACTCGGAGGAAATGATGCTGAAAGGGAAAACGACTTATCAGGACTATCCGAATATTGCCTCTGTTATTGTGAAAGAGCATGACGATGAACGCAAAGCGTATACCATTCCGAAGCTGGTCAAAACGAGCTTGCGGCAAAATCCAGATGTCATATTGATTGGTGAAATGCGGGATGAACATGCGGCACAACAAGCTCTTGTCGCCGCTAACACGGGACACATTGTACATCTGACCACTCACGCAGACGGAGCGAAGGAAGCTTTAGTCCGTTTCCTGCAATTGGCCGGGAACAATCGCACGGTAGCTTCACAAATTGCTATGGCTTTTAATTTGGTCTTGTTTCAAAAATATTACGAGTATGAGACTGAATCAGGAAAACGAAAAGGGATACGCGTTGTTTTTGAAATCGCAGAAATACTTGGTTTTGAAGGAACGGAAGAGCCGCTGATCAATACCATCTTTACGTTTGATCCGAATGTAAAGCAATTTCAACAGGTAGGGAAGCTTCGAAAATTGAAAAATAAACTCATTACAGAAGGCGCACCGGTAGAAGTTATTTCCCGCTGGTGTGAGTAA
- a CDS encoding type II secretion system F family protein translates to MTSGYMVFWYAGVALLTLHLLLPKSRDKPKSFSLSKAFGYETLRKEAEGAGWNLSSKEFLWIIGLAGALIALIALFTGNYFFIALGLALCFTLPRYIILKVKRNKRTQLLFELPSNLRLWISKMGDFGHVQKALESALPDMEGSTKSMFQVACDKLRIGLPLQRVLEELYAEIRIRKLEDFGVKLLMAQMEGFHRRSLDSLKETVEQISEDIAQVKELEIEAKSKRRQLVIIVAMSWMMPILLSSLSSNNGNLFLDTWYGQIFIVSFATASLFAVGKGDDFLSLNLDEL, encoded by the coding sequence ATGACAAGTGGGTACATGGTGTTCTGGTATGCAGGCGTGGCCTTATTAACGCTTCACTTGCTCTTGCCGAAATCGAGAGATAAACCTAAATCCTTTTCATTATCCAAGGCGTTTGGGTATGAAACACTCCGAAAGGAAGCCGAGGGTGCAGGTTGGAATCTGTCCAGCAAGGAATTTTTATGGATAATCGGATTGGCCGGAGCGCTCATCGCGCTCATCGCACTATTTACAGGTAACTACTTTTTTATTGCATTGGGCTTGGCTCTTTGTTTTACACTACCAAGATATATCATCCTTAAAGTAAAGCGGAATAAACGGACGCAACTTTTGTTTGAACTGCCGTCCAATCTTCGGTTGTGGATCAGTAAGATGGGGGATTTCGGTCATGTGCAGAAGGCACTAGAATCTGCTTTGCCGGATATGGAAGGTAGCACGAAGTCCATGTTTCAGGTCGCTTGTGATAAGCTGCGAATCGGCTTGCCCTTGCAACGTGTACTGGAAGAACTGTATGCCGAAATTCGTATCCGTAAGCTGGAGGACTTTGGGGTTAAGCTTCTGATGGCTCAAATGGAAGGTTTTCATCGCCGCTCTCTCGATAGCCTGAAAGAAACGGTGGAGCAAATCAGTGAGGACATTGCCCAGGTCAAAGAATTGGAGATTGAAGCAAAAAGCAAACGGAGACAGTTGGTCATTATCGTTGCAATGAGCTGGATGATGCCGATCCTCTTATCCTCACTGAGTAGTAACAACGGGAATTTGTTTCTGGATACATGGTATGGTCAGATATTCATCGTCTCTTTTGCTACCGCCTCTCTATTTGCGGTTGGCAAAGGGGACGATTTTTTATCACTCAATTTAGATGAACTTTAA
- a CDS encoding DUF4320 family protein translates to MLRKMRSVLSNNRGEGHAIAILFFLLIASIMLYCAVDVYGYMTQKQKLTIAANELMEIIKSENGYDATNRSQFDYLALSQGLNPAAISVEATPKLVQRGATIELNVSMNYRFIGLKPLGQEITIPIKVHTSGLAHTYLR, encoded by the coding sequence ATGCTTCGAAAAATGCGCTCTGTTCTGAGTAACAACCGAGGGGAAGGACATGCGATTGCCATTTTATTCTTTTTATTGATCGCCTCCATCATGCTCTATTGCGCGGTTGATGTGTACGGGTATATGACCCAAAAGCAGAAGCTGACCATTGCTGCTAATGAGTTAATGGAGATTATCAAGTCTGAGAATGGTTATGATGCCACGAATCGCAGCCAGTTTGATTATCTGGCTCTCAGCCAAGGGCTGAATCCCGCTGCAATTTCGGTTGAGGCGACCCCCAAGTTAGTTCAGCGTGGAGCCACGATTGAGCTGAATGTCAGCATGAATTATAGGTTCATCGGGCTAAAGCCATTGGGTCAAGAAATCACGATACCGATCAAAGTCCATACAAGCGGGCTGGCACATACGTATTTACGTTAG
- a CDS encoding RcpC/CpaB family pilus assembly protein — translation MKRLWNQTTRRLVILFCSILLAGAGVFVQNRNVSNRTEMIYVAVASENVKPNHPVKWTFRNVVKSESPADAITDAKELEEQNWVANEVGIPQNTPIAKSMLVKAEESKYGASAALKKGSMFVGVTTDQVRSAGDYIKPGVKVDAFVYIKVGNERGEQTSKLITPETDPLLKNLLVKDRQNQNGYEPKSEENQNPIPAIAIIETDNPLVAAALIKYQEEGKVYLVPTGTQGNEQ, via the coding sequence TTGAAACGATTATGGAACCAAACGACGCGTCGCTTGGTTATTTTGTTTTGTTCAATATTGCTTGCCGGAGCGGGTGTCTTTGTTCAGAACCGGAATGTCTCAAACCGCACCGAAATGATATACGTTGCGGTAGCCAGCGAGAACGTAAAGCCGAATCATCCGGTGAAATGGACGTTTCGGAATGTGGTGAAAAGTGAATCTCCAGCGGATGCCATCACAGACGCTAAGGAACTGGAGGAACAGAACTGGGTAGCAAACGAGGTGGGGATACCGCAAAATACACCGATAGCTAAATCTATGCTGGTAAAAGCAGAGGAAAGCAAGTATGGAGCCAGCGCTGCATTGAAAAAGGGAAGTATGTTTGTCGGGGTTACAACTGACCAAGTACGCAGCGCAGGGGACTATATTAAGCCCGGTGTGAAGGTGGATGCGTTCGTATATATCAAGGTTGGAAATGAGCGGGGTGAGCAGACATCGAAACTGATTACACCGGAAACAGACCCATTGCTGAAAAATCTATTGGTCAAAGACCGCCAGAACCAAAATGGGTATGAGCCGAAAAGTGAAGAAAACCAGAATCCGATTCCGGCGATTGCGATTATTGAAACGGATAATCCGTTAGTCGCTGCTGCGTTGATTAAGTATCAAGAGGAAGGCAAGGTGTATCTGGTGCCGACCGGTACGCAAGGTAACGAGCAATGA
- a CDS encoding WxL protein peptidoglycan domain-containing protein — translation MEIRKVGALLFMLCMSCFGLAGIASADSSFTISPIKAVEEGRGYYKDTVQPGQVREYTFYLRNLKNEPLPLTVYPADARPAQNGGRSFGEKEQPQTLVGSWLSPQKVQNVTLAPKEERQFSFRVKVPKSLTPGQYVGVVAAEERIPASPAKSLSQQASVAIDVVNRAGVQIVLEYKPKQSKHTMSIDAFRHDYIPAGNSRLTIDLSNSGTILEKPKGKIIVRDSKNQVMYQSDYAADSIYAGTTANMVYVVNEKLLLPDTYSVYYEATFSGKTINRTFNFTVTRENSQQSKQALIDSGKIEVKQTFEDWLWQHSWIIILVFFLFILILILAVWLSLALSKRKKKEAQSQDDSTNPIPVEQSGAGSS, via the coding sequence ATGGAAATAAGAAAGGTTGGAGCGCTGTTATTTATGTTATGTATGAGTTGTTTTGGGCTGGCGGGCATCGCCAGTGCGGATAGCTCTTTTACGATCTCACCGATTAAAGCGGTTGAAGAAGGTCGGGGCTATTATAAGGACACGGTACAGCCCGGACAGGTAAGGGAATATACCTTCTATCTTCGTAATTTGAAAAATGAGCCGCTACCACTCACCGTGTATCCCGCTGATGCTAGGCCAGCCCAAAACGGCGGAAGGAGCTTTGGCGAAAAAGAACAGCCGCAGACACTGGTTGGCTCTTGGCTATCGCCACAGAAGGTACAAAACGTGACCCTTGCTCCCAAAGAAGAACGACAATTCAGCTTCAGGGTAAAGGTTCCGAAGTCGCTTACTCCAGGTCAGTATGTTGGGGTTGTAGCTGCGGAGGAACGTATCCCGGCCAGCCCTGCCAAATCCCTGTCCCAGCAAGCAAGTGTTGCGATTGATGTGGTAAACCGCGCTGGAGTTCAAATCGTATTAGAGTACAAACCGAAGCAGTCCAAGCATACGATGAGTATCGACGCATTCCGGCATGACTACATTCCTGCTGGAAACTCACGATTGACGATTGATTTGTCCAACAGCGGCACGATTCTTGAAAAGCCTAAAGGAAAGATTATCGTCCGAGATAGTAAAAATCAGGTCATGTACCAGAGCGATTATGCCGCTGATTCCATCTATGCTGGAACAACAGCAAACATGGTCTATGTCGTTAATGAGAAGCTGTTGCTGCCGGATACGTATTCCGTCTATTACGAAGCAACATTTTCCGGTAAGACGATTAACCGTACGTTTAACTTCACGGTGACAAGAGAGAATTCACAGCAGTCCAAGCAGGCACTTATAGATTCCGGCAAGATTGAGGTCAAACAGACATTTGAAGACTGGTTATGGCAACATAGCTGGATCATTATTTTGGTCTTCTTCCTGTTTATTTTGATATTGATCTTAGCCGTATGGCTTTCGCTTGCATTGTCCAAGCGTAAGAAGAAAGAAGCTCAGTCGCAGGATGACAGCACAAACCCTATACCGGTTGAACAATCAGGCGCAGGCTCCTCTTAA